One segment of Candidatus Poribacteria bacterium DNA contains the following:
- a CDS encoding helix-turn-helix domain-containing protein, whose protein sequence is MNTIRHTLDPKHPKRLTPEERAELDALTDEEVEERALDDPDNPPMAESERGTFRRVPQVRDIREGLGLSQSEFAEEFGIPVGVIRDWEQRRSFPNQAARSYLRVIARMPEEVRSALRAS, encoded by the coding sequence ATGAATACGATTCGGCATACACTTGATCCGAAGCATCCGAAGCGACTGACGCCAGAGGAACGCGCCGAGCTCGACGCACTGACCGACGAGGAGGTCGAGGAACGCGCGCTGGACGACCCGGACAACCCGCCGATGGCGGAGTCGGAGCGCGGGACGTTCCGCCGCGTGCCGCAGGTGCGCGATATCCGCGAAGGGCTGGGGCTGTCGCAGTCGGAGTTCGCCGAGGAGTTCGGCATTCCCGTCGGCGTCATCCGCGACTGGGAGCAGCGGCGCTCGTTCCCGAACCAGGCGGCGCGTTCCTACCTGCGCGTCATCGCCCGTATGCCCGAGGAAGTGCGGTCTGCGCTGAGAGCGTCGTAG
- a CDS encoding DEAD/DEAH box helicase, with translation MADAAAVQRAEELARTLYPHQIEGIAFLLGRRRSLLADDMGLGKTRQSIIALVEAEPTGPYLVICPASVKRNWVREIGIVLPDARTHIIGPDDPPATDYDGWVVLNYDILSKHLETLLRFPWKGIVFDEAHYLKNYQSQRSRHAMELVRKADGEPVVHALTGTPLTSRPRDLFPLLQLLAHPLGRSFRSFAKRYCEGYQGPYGYVADGASNIDELTVQLHGVMLRRTKDEALDLPPKLRTWLEVDIHPKAVENLNAAIRDFATLSRRDRSRENDTPEARRAAGALLGRLTQTRRKLATLKVVETIDVVENAVEQGEKVVVFSAYVPPITRLARHFGERAVAVTGATPVGDRQTQVDQFQTDDSIRVFVANLHVGGVGLNLTAARQVVFNDLDWVPANHWQAEDRAYRIGQTGTVNVTYMVGRGTVDEFVRSVLDAKSQLIDDLVEGKALERALETDVMTELRRMLGVLPDRLDGGDEIVSALREASRLYADESTASDGGTRRAIPYSEQAIQALAAVLSGPKRATYRAESSSKPGEFYTLEVSGADVSCDCRGFQYRGVCNHSRTLKAALVGGKKALPAGYALVELRYNRHTLPD, from the coding sequence GTGGCAGACGCAGCCGCCGTTCAGCGCGCCGAGGAACTTGCCCGGACGCTCTACCCGCATCAGATCGAGGGCATCGCGTTCCTCTTGGGACGCCGCCGCTCCCTGCTCGCCGATGACATGGGACTGGGCAAGACCCGCCAGTCGATCATCGCGCTCGTCGAGGCGGAACCGACGGGTCCCTACCTCGTCATCTGTCCAGCCTCGGTGAAGCGCAACTGGGTGCGCGAGATCGGGATCGTCCTGCCGGACGCGCGGACGCACATCATCGGACCCGACGATCCGCCCGCGACGGACTACGACGGCTGGGTCGTCCTCAACTACGACATCCTCTCCAAGCACCTCGAAACGCTCCTCCGGTTCCCGTGGAAGGGGATCGTGTTCGACGAGGCGCACTACCTGAAGAACTACCAGAGCCAGCGGAGCCGCCACGCGATGGAGCTCGTCCGCAAGGCAGACGGCGAACCGGTCGTCCATGCGCTGACCGGCACGCCGCTGACGAGCCGGCCGCGCGACCTGTTCCCCCTGCTGCAGCTCCTCGCGCATCCGCTGGGGCGCAGCTTCCGCAGCTTCGCCAAGCGCTACTGCGAGGGCTATCAGGGACCCTACGGCTATGTGGCAGACGGCGCGAGCAACATCGACGAGCTGACGGTTCAGCTTCACGGCGTCATGCTCCGCCGGACGAAGGACGAGGCGCTCGACCTGCCGCCGAAGCTGCGCACCTGGCTCGAAGTGGACATCCATCCGAAAGCCGTCGAGAACCTGAACGCCGCGATCCGAGACTTCGCGACGCTCTCGCGCCGGGATCGGTCGCGCGAGAACGACACGCCGGAAGCCCGCCGCGCGGCTGGGGCGCTCCTCGGACGGCTGACGCAGACGCGGCGGAAGCTCGCGACGCTCAAGGTCGTCGAGACGATCGACGTGGTCGAGAACGCCGTCGAGCAGGGCGAAAAGGTGGTCGTCTTCTCGGCGTACGTCCCGCCGATCACGCGGTTGGCGCGGCACTTCGGCGAACGCGCCGTTGCGGTGACGGGGGCGACTCCCGTCGGGGATCGCCAGACGCAGGTCGATCAGTTCCAGACGGACGATTCGATCCGCGTGTTCGTCGCGAACCTGCACGTCGGGGGCGTCGGGTTGAACCTCACAGCGGCGCGGCAGGTGGTGTTCAACGACCTGGATTGGGTTCCGGCGAACCACTGGCAGGCGGAGGATCGGGCTTACCGCATCGGGCAGACGGGAACCGTGAACGTCACCTACATGGTCGGGCGCGGGACGGTCGATGAGTTCGTGCGCTCGGTGCTGGACGCCAAGTCGCAGTTGATCGACGATCTGGTCGAGGGCAAGGCGCTGGAACGCGCGCTGGAGACGGACGTGATGACGGAGCTCAGGCGGATGCTCGGGGTTCTGCCGGATCGGCTCGACGGAGGCGACGAGATCGTCTCGGCGCTGCGCGAGGCGAGCCGTCTCTATGCCGACGAATCGACGGCTTCGGACGGGGGAACCCGTCGAGCGATTCCCTACTCGGAGCAGGCGATCCAGGCGCTGGCGGCGGTGCTTTCGGGACCCAAGCGCGCGACCTACCGGGCGGAGAGCTCGTCGAAGCCGGGGGAGTTCTACACGCTCGAAGTGTCTGGGGCGGACGTGTCGTGCGACTGCCGGGGGTTCCAGTATCGCGGGGTGTGCAACCACTCGCGGACGCTGAAGGCGGCGTTGGTGGGCGGGAAGAAGGCGCTTCCGGCGGGGTATGCGCTTGTGGAGCTCAGGTACAACCGCCATACACTCCCGGATTGA